In Plasmodium cynomolgi strain B DNA, chromosome 6, whole genome shotgun sequence, the sequence tacctaTTTTgattatacaaaattttaccgaatagaaataaatataatttttataaattgaaaattaaaaagagaaaaaaaaactgtaaaaaaaaaatataaattattttttttgggggaacGATTCatagatgtaaaaaaaatcttaCTATTTTAAAGATATTGTTTTCtaaatgttttaatataaaatgctGTACAGTATATgcttatttaaattataaataattcattttatttcttataattaataaaatacacaGTAGATTCATTTCTAACCTTGATGATTTTTATGCCCATACTTGTATGATGTTTGGTTTTTCTCAAGGGTTATGNNNNNNNNNNtaaaaaaaatcctattttatgttttattaacTGCATTAtaatggtttaaaaaatacttacaaaattgaagataatttttcataaaatatttactccatttatttaattaatgaaGGAAAACATGTTCTATCAGTAGATAatatgtttttccttttcatgttTGCACATATATATCAGTATGAGTATTGTCATTCTATTTAATACAAGCAAGGTCTAATATAATGTCACAATTAGAAGAAAGTGAGTTGGTACGTAACTAAATTTATATCTTCAGTTAGATAACGACATGCTATTATTTTCCCTCTATTGAATTTTAGTAAATGTTCTATAATTAGcaacaaaattaaacattCAGCTGacttaatttttcaattttttctttttcagaAAGAAATTCTAGGAGGTTCACAATTGtatgataaatatgaaaatttcaatAAGGAAGTCGATGAAAAGGATTGCAACGAAtgtaaatcaaaaattggaCAGCACAAAGTTAAATACaatgatatttttgtaaCATGCAATaagattgaaaaaaatttaaaagaaatagtAGCTATGCAAAATATTGATGATCGTAGAAGTAGATGCACACAATTTCAATATTGGGTTTATGATGAAATAAGGAATATAAGATATGCAAAAGATAGTGTTGCTAAATCTGCTATTAATAAGCTTTATGAAGTAGGAACAAATGTTAATAGAGCTAAACGCACCCCTTGTGATTATTATTCAtctgaatatatatataaaaaaagaagagaaggaTTTGTATGATTATTTCAAAAATCATGAATTtgttaaaagtaaaatatctTCTCCTAATGATAAATGtgacaaatataaaaagtatcTTAATCACATTAATGAGCTGTACAAAAAACATAGGGATGATGATGATTTTGATTGCTGTGATTTCGTATATCCCTGTAACTATTTTATGTGTGATGATATTTATAATCCggataaattaataaaagaattaaaatgtgaagaacaGAAGGCCCTACCCAAACCAGATGTGGTAACTGGATCTACAACCACTGAGATAGATCCTAAAACAAATAGAGCAGGTGCAGATACGGAAAAGAATCAGGTTTCTTTAACTCCAGAAAAGGAAGTTAAAGACTCTGCAAGGAATACTGCTACATCTGGAGGATTTTTGTCCTGGCTGTTTGGGTCTCGTAGTGGAGCTGCAAAAGAAGTTCATTCTAAGCCAGCTAATGGAGCTGTAAGTGCAGTTCAACCTAAACCAAGCGCAGAGCCACAAAGTCAACGAGAAAAAACTGAGCAAACAGTCGAGTGCCCAGATTCAGCATCCACGGGTGGTAACTCATCATGCGTTAACCTAGCAAAATCAAGTGGTAAAGAACATGACGTAACAAAAGATCGTTCTACATTATCTACGCGACGGAATAGTACATCGAAACACAACACTGGcgatgaagaaataaataaactaTTTGATATTATGTTAGAAAGAGAGATTAATAGCATTTTATATCCTACGCATGGTATTAGGCCTACGGATTCACacttgaacaaaaaatttaagctGTCTTCTCAAAATAGTATTATAAATTGgggtatattatataaaatatatggtATATTTAGTTCATATTCC encodes:
- a CDS encoding hypothetical protein (putative) codes for the protein MSQLEESELKEILGGSQLYDKYENFNKEVDEKDCNECKSKIGQHKVKYNDIFVTCNKIEKNLKEIVAMQNIDDRRSRCTQFQYWVYDEIRNIRYAKDSVAKSAINKLYE